Proteins from one Pelorhabdus rhamnosifermentans genomic window:
- a CDS encoding aminotransferase-like domain-containing protein, whose translation MTVTFAKRMSFLQASEIREILKLTQKKEMISFAGGLPAAESFPVEEMKKIAVKVLDENGSDALQYSTTEGYEPLREKIAERMNRKFQTKVSANNILVTCGSQQALDFSGKLFLNEGDIVLCESPTYLAAISALKAYGPKFIAVPTDENGMIIEELERILAAQNKIKVIYVITDFQNPTGITWSLERRTAFMKLVNEYKIPVIEDNPYGELRFENQILPSLKSMDTEGLVIFTSTFSKTFCPGLRIGWIAAEPEMIEKYVLVKQGADLCTSIRSQMEISCFMDEYDFDLNVQKLVQLYRTRRNVMVDMLEKTLPKGVTFTRPQGGLFLWVELPKQMKALDLLQDCLKKHVAFIPGDSFFPNGGVENALRLNYSSMPEEKIREGIRRLSQAIKEYEKK comes from the coding sequence ATACTCAAGCTTACTCAAAAGAAAGAAATGATATCATTTGCAGGTGGCCTGCCAGCGGCAGAGTCATTTCCGGTGGAGGAAATGAAAAAAATTGCTGTAAAGGTTTTAGATGAGAACGGCAGCGATGCGCTCCAATATTCAACGACTGAGGGTTATGAACCTTTACGAGAAAAAATCGCGGAGAGAATGAATCGAAAATTTCAAACCAAAGTGAGTGCTAATAATATTTTGGTTACCTGCGGTTCACAGCAAGCTTTGGATTTTTCCGGCAAACTTTTTTTGAATGAAGGCGATATTGTCTTATGCGAAAGTCCGACTTATTTGGCGGCTATTAGTGCCTTGAAGGCTTACGGTCCTAAGTTTATAGCAGTGCCAACAGATGAGAACGGTATGATCATCGAAGAATTAGAAAGAATTTTAGCTGCTCAGAACAAGATCAAAGTCATCTATGTCATAACGGATTTTCAAAATCCAACAGGCATTACGTGGTCTTTAGAACGAAGAACGGCCTTTATGAAGTTAGTAAACGAATATAAAATTCCCGTTATTGAAGACAATCCTTATGGAGAATTGCGGTTTGAAAATCAGATTCTTCCTTCGTTAAAATCAATGGATACAGAGGGATTGGTGATTTTTACTAGTACCTTTTCAAAAACATTTTGTCCAGGGTTACGTATTGGCTGGATCGCTGCGGAACCTGAAATGATTGAAAAATATGTTTTAGTCAAACAAGGGGCAGATTTGTGTACTTCCATTAGAAGTCAAATGGAAATTTCATGTTTTATGGATGAATATGACTTTGATCTCAATGTACAAAAGTTAGTTCAATTGTATCGGACACGCCGCAATGTGATGGTTGATATGTTGGAAAAAACTTTGCCTAAGGGAGTGACGTTTACTCGTCCGCAAGGGGGATTATTTCTTTGGGTGGAGCTTCCGAAACAGATGAAAGCGTTGGATTTATTGCAAGATTGCTTAAAAAAACATGTCGCCTTTATACCGGGTGATTCATTTTTCCCTAATGGTGGCGTTGAAAACGCGTTGCGCTTAAATTATTCGAGTATGCCGGAAGAAAAGATCAGAGAAGGTATCAGGCGATTGTCGCAAGCAATAAAGGAATATGAAAAGAAATAG
- a CDS encoding EamA family transporter yields MRMTLPIVMALLVVYVFWGGTYLAMKVAIETLPPFTMAGIRFLIAGVLVYVWQRVRGVEKPKAIHWKNTAIIGVIMLLGGNGSIVWAEQFVSSGIAAIVFATVPFWVALLSWLWQGDKRPNRMVFGGLALGIMGISFLVNNSVGEISNTTSQWFGYIALVIASLFWAVGALYSRVAKVPSSPFMAAALQMIAGGASCLLFGFTMGEWTQLDFSFVSIRSVIALGYLILFGSIIGFSAYIWLLKVADPILVTTNTYVNPVVAVMLGWILAGEQMTMNDALAAAIIILSVIIISKANNREVVMPPVEEKVANRYA; encoded by the coding sequence ATGAGAATGACTTTGCCTATAGTAATGGCGTTACTTGTTGTATATGTTTTTTGGGGGGGGACTTATTTAGCTATGAAGGTGGCGATTGAAACATTGCCTCCTTTTACGATGGCTGGAATAAGATTTTTGATAGCCGGAGTACTTGTGTATGTTTGGCAAAGGGTACGAGGAGTAGAAAAACCAAAAGCCATTCATTGGAAAAACACGGCTATCATTGGTGTCATCATGCTGTTGGGCGGCAATGGCAGTATCGTCTGGGCTGAACAATTTGTATCAAGTGGTATTGCCGCTATCGTTTTTGCTACGGTACCGTTTTGGGTGGCGTTGCTTTCCTGGCTTTGGCAAGGTGATAAACGGCCTAACCGTATGGTTTTCGGGGGATTAGCCTTGGGCATAATGGGTATTTCATTTTTGGTGAATAATTCTGTTGGCGAAATTTCAAATACTACCTCCCAATGGTTTGGCTATATTGCATTGGTTATTGCATCGCTTTTTTGGGCTGTGGGGGCACTCTACTCCCGTGTAGCAAAAGTGCCGTCATCACCTTTCATGGCTGCAGCACTGCAAATGATTGCTGGGGGAGCATCTTGCTTGTTGTTTGGATTTACAATGGGTGAATGGACACAACTTGATTTTTCTTTCGTTTCTATTCGTTCAGTCATTGCGCTAGGGTATTTAATATTATTTGGTTCAATTATTGGGTTTAGCGCGTATATTTGGTTATTAAAAGTGGCTGATCCCATATTGGTTACTACGAACACATATGTTAATCCGGTTGTGGCGGTCATGCTCGGATGGATACTGGCGGGAGAACAAATGACTATGAATGATGCCTTGGCTGCTGCGATCATTATCTTGTCTGTTATTATTATCAGTAAAGCCAACAATCGAGAAGTGGTGATGCCACCTGTGGAGGAGAAAGTAGCTAATAGGTATGCATAG
- a CDS encoding aspartate/glutamate racemase family protein — translation MKTIGLIGGMSWESSLEYYRIINETVKLKLGGFHSAECLMYSVDFEKIEVLQHQNKWDELANIMVQAAEKLKNGGADFIVICTNTMHKLASDIEDRVGIKVLHIAEVTGEKIIQRGIRKVGLLGTKFTMEQDFYKKILKEKYHINVVIPDANEREGIHEIIYNELCKGIINDASKEKYQKIISHLALNGAEGIVLGCTEIPLLIKQEDVKIPVFDTTTIHAVSAVEFAMK, via the coding sequence TTGAAAACAATTGGTTTAATTGGTGGAATGAGTTGGGAATCGTCACTTGAGTATTATAGAATTATTAATGAAACGGTTAAATTAAAATTAGGCGGCTTTCATTCTGCAGAGTGTCTTATGTATTCAGTGGATTTTGAAAAAATAGAAGTTTTACAACATCAAAACAAATGGGATGAGTTAGCCAATATCATGGTTCAGGCTGCTGAAAAATTGAAAAATGGTGGCGCTGATTTTATTGTAATATGTACGAATACTATGCATAAACTAGCTAGTGATATAGAGGATAGAGTCGGAATAAAAGTTTTACATATTGCTGAAGTAACAGGCGAAAAAATTATTCAACGAGGAATAAGAAAAGTTGGACTTCTTGGTACTAAATTTACGATGGAACAAGATTTTTATAAAAAAATATTAAAGGAAAAATATCATATTAATGTTGTCATCCCTGATGCAAATGAGAGAGAAGGGATTCATGAAATTATTTATAACGAGCTTTGTAAAGGGATCATAAATGATGCCTCAAAGGAGAAATACCAAAAAATTATCAGCCATTTAGCATTAAATGGTGCGGAGGGAATTGTATTAGGTTGTACGGAAATACCTTTATTGATCAAACAGGAAGATGTTAAGATACCTGTTTTTGATACAACGACAATTCATGCTGTTTCAGCTGTTGAATTTGCAATGAAATAG
- a CDS encoding peptide-methionine (S)-S-oxide reductase has translation MKQIWLAGGCFWGIEAYFMQLKGVISTRVGYGQGVTSQPTYQQVCTGMTGYTEVCEVTYDEQVLSS, from the coding sequence ATGAAGCAAATATGGCTTGCAGGAGGTTGCTTTTGGGGCATTGAGGCTTACTTTATGCAACTGAAGGGAGTAATAAGTACAAGGGTAGGATATGGACAAGGCGTTACTAGTCAACCCACGTATCAGCAGGTATGCACAGGCATGACGGGATATACTGAAGTATGCGAAGTCACCTATGACGAACAGGTATTATCGAGTTAA
- the pdxR gene encoding MocR-like pyridoxine biosynthesis transcription factor PdxR: protein MYGITVNRASNLSITKQLYQQIRKNILNGHLREGDSLPATRKFASQLSISRNIVLEVYDQLKIEGFIESRQGSYTSVAAGAFLTQLPSKFSAENQFDTSPPSDMINFRYGIPALDHFPRKAWKKTLTQTILDVSVSYFDYNDIAGCLKLRTAIATYLFKTRGIVCSPKQIIVTSGSTQAFTLITQLLLSHNRKVIIEDPLNIQLQRYLSSLGCQFVPIPIDEQGLQTDYLLKQSISPPSFILVTPSQQFPTGGILPIQRRIQLIRFARETNSYIVEDDYENEFTFEGSPISSLQELAPEKVIYVGTFSKTLIPTLRLGYMILPNTLMEKFYKLDWYATQQPSAIDQLALASFIDSGQFERHVAKMNKIYQKRRNKVMLELNRHFTNNVKILSNSAGLHLTVQFKAIKFSSQLLSHILHYGVQIYSAHQHVIDKNNTSLLNQAILGYGNLNENEIVEGIQRLKTALNNMD, encoded by the coding sequence ATGTACGGCATAACAGTGAATCGCGCCTCTAATCTATCCATTACAAAGCAACTTTATCAACAAATAAGAAAAAACATTTTGAACGGACATCTACGTGAAGGAGATTCACTTCCCGCTACTAGAAAATTTGCTTCCCAACTCAGTATATCGAGAAATATTGTATTAGAAGTCTACGACCAGTTAAAAATCGAAGGGTTTATCGAAAGTCGCCAAGGTTCCTATACTTCCGTGGCAGCAGGTGCTTTCCTCACACAACTTCCGTCAAAATTTTCAGCAGAAAATCAATTTGATACAAGTCCACCATCCGATATGATTAATTTTCGCTACGGTATTCCTGCATTAGATCACTTTCCTCGAAAAGCATGGAAAAAGACCCTCACTCAAACAATATTGGATGTCTCTGTCTCCTATTTTGACTATAACGACATCGCTGGCTGTTTAAAATTACGAACTGCCATAGCCACTTATTTATTTAAAACAAGAGGAATTGTTTGCTCCCCTAAACAAATTATCGTTACTTCGGGATCGACTCAGGCATTTACATTAATTACCCAACTATTACTTTCGCACAACCGCAAAGTCATTATCGAAGACCCCTTAAATATTCAACTGCAACGTTACTTATCTTCACTCGGCTGCCAGTTCGTTCCCATACCCATTGATGAACAAGGATTACAGACTGACTACCTACTTAAACAATCTATTTCTCCGCCAAGCTTTATTCTCGTCACACCCTCGCAGCAGTTCCCAACAGGTGGAATACTGCCCATCCAGCGTCGTATTCAGCTCATACGCTTTGCTAGAGAAACCAATTCTTATATCGTAGAAGATGATTATGAAAACGAATTCACTTTTGAAGGAAGTCCGATTAGCTCACTACAAGAACTTGCCCCGGAAAAAGTCATTTATGTAGGTACCTTTAGCAAGACATTAATCCCCACGCTAAGACTGGGCTACATGATTCTGCCAAACACGCTTATGGAAAAATTTTATAAACTAGATTGGTATGCTACGCAGCAACCCTCAGCGATTGACCAATTGGCTTTAGCATCATTTATCGACAGTGGTCAATTTGAGCGCCATGTGGCTAAGATGAATAAAATTTATCAAAAGCGGCGCAACAAAGTGATGCTTGAACTAAACCGTCATTTTACAAACAATGTTAAAATCCTGAGCAACTCGGCGGGCCTCCATCTAACAGTGCAATTTAAAGCCATCAAATTTTCGTCCCAATTATTGAGTCACATCCTGCATTACGGAGTTCAGATCTATTCTGCCCATCAACATGTCATTGATAAAAACAATACAAGTCTATTAAATCAAGCAATTTTAGGTTATGGCAACCTGAACGAAAATGAGATCGTCGAAGGGATACAAAGATTAAAAACAGCACTGAACAACATGGATTAA
- a CDS encoding flavodoxin family protein — protein MSSVLGIVGSPRTNGNTHSLVSKILDGARQQGATVETIFLGDQSIRECDGCHACWHGNACSKHDDMNKIYQQINQADILVLGTPVYWYGPTALMKGFIDRFVYYNCEQNRVHVKGKSVVLAIPFEDESVETVMPVLQFFERSLSYLGMNLAGKVIAQGVGKKGEIASRADLLESAFLLGKKVVEEQ, from the coding sequence ATGAGTAGCGTATTAGGTATAGTAGGAAGTCCGCGTACGAATGGCAATACGCATAGTTTAGTTTCGAAGATTTTAGACGGGGCAAGGCAACAAGGGGCGACAGTAGAAACGATTTTTTTAGGGGATCAATCCATAAGAGAATGCGATGGTTGTCATGCTTGTTGGCATGGGAATGCATGCAGTAAGCATGATGATATGAATAAAATTTATCAGCAAATCAACCAAGCAGATATTTTGGTGTTAGGAACACCTGTATATTGGTATGGTCCTACGGCATTGATGAAGGGCTTTATTGATCGTTTTGTTTATTATAATTGTGAGCAAAACCGCGTACATGTTAAAGGAAAAAGTGTGGTTCTTGCCATTCCTTTTGAAGATGAGAGTGTTGAAACGGTTATGCCTGTTTTGCAATTTTTTGAGCGAAGTTTAAGTTATTTAGGGATGAATTTAGCAGGTAAGGTTATTGCGCAGGGCGTCGGTAAAAAAGGAGAAATTGCTTCTCGAGCAGACTTGTTGGAAAGTGCATTTTTACTAGGGAAAAAAGTGGTTGAAGAACAATAA
- a CDS encoding phenylalanine--tRNA ligase beta subunit-related protein: protein MLILEDEWKKLYPGASIGMMTVSNVRNPKYHEALEKKKAELIESLQLTFKTKADLLSYEPIQIYAAYYKHYKKTYHVVSQMESLIFKNRSIPCVATLVEAMFMAELNNGLLTAGHDVDTMNFPLKIGVSSGEESYQGISGKKQTTKQGDMIMYDREGVISSILCGPDDRTKIMENTTNCAFIVYMPAGIKQCVIEKHFDEIIEKIQLFAPEAIVEFRNIYKA, encoded by the coding sequence ATGCTAATTTTAGAAGATGAGTGGAAAAAACTGTATCCTGGGGCAAGTATCGGCATGATGACTGTAAGCAATGTAAGAAATCCGAAATATCATGAAGCGTTAGAGAAGAAAAAAGCCGAATTGATTGAATCGCTTCAGTTAACATTTAAAACGAAAGCCGATTTATTATCTTACGAACCAATACAGATTTATGCTGCCTATTATAAACACTATAAAAAAACATATCATGTAGTATCTCAGATGGAATCGCTTATTTTTAAGAATAGGTCCATTCCTTGTGTGGCAACATTGGTAGAAGCCATGTTTATGGCTGAATTGAATAATGGTCTTTTAACAGCGGGACATGATGTGGATACAATGAATTTTCCACTCAAAATAGGTGTTTCATCAGGTGAAGAGTCGTATCAAGGCATTAGTGGAAAAAAGCAGACAACCAAACAGGGTGATATGATCATGTATGATAGGGAAGGCGTTATTTCAAGTATTTTGTGCGGCCCTGATGATAGAACCAAAATAATGGAAAATACAACGAACTGTGCTTTTATAGTGTATATGCCAGCAGGTATTAAGCAATGTGTTATAGAAAAGCACTTTGATGAAATTATTGAGAAAATTCAATTGTTTGCACCAGAAGCCATTGTAGAGTTTCGTAATATTTACAAAGCGTAG
- a CDS encoding AraC family transcriptional regulator — protein sequence MMNKLKFYRDKRLSCYEIKQGQYHLPAAKCHCHNELSIGIIENGTSMVSCQGIKFVVEHNHLVVFPPQVMHQCTPQNLKSWKFKMLYIDKKWLQSVFTNHKETTVSVVVKKLTTMNINKVKSFFSFLESEASPLEKETRLIMTLAALLSFTDSALVHNVEVNINADIRLLREYIEKHYLENITLDEMTAFMGMTKYYLIRLFNKNYAMTPHAYLMQLRLNYAKMMLKKGKDIAYVAHESGFYDQSHFSNSFKQFCGVTPLWYQKLI from the coding sequence ATGATGAATAAATTAAAATTTTATCGCGATAAACGGCTTTCTTGTTATGAAATCAAACAGGGACAATATCATCTTCCTGCTGCCAAATGCCATTGCCATAATGAATTATCCATTGGAATCATCGAAAATGGTACAAGTATGGTAAGTTGTCAGGGAATAAAATTTGTTGTTGAACACAATCATTTAGTTGTTTTTCCGCCGCAAGTCATGCATCAATGTACTCCACAAAATCTAAAATCGTGGAAATTTAAAATGCTTTATATTGATAAGAAATGGCTCCAATCGGTGTTTACAAATCATAAGGAAACAACTGTTTCTGTGGTCGTTAAGAAATTGACTACTATGAACATTAACAAAGTAAAATCTTTTTTTTCTTTCCTTGAATCAGAGGCATCTCCCTTAGAGAAAGAGACGAGACTGATTATGACGCTGGCAGCGCTCCTGTCTTTTACCGATAGTGCCCTAGTTCATAATGTAGAAGTTAATATAAATGCTGATATACGGTTGTTGCGAGAGTATATTGAGAAGCATTATCTTGAGAATATAACATTAGATGAAATGACGGCGTTTATGGGCATGACAAAATATTACTTAATTCGTCTGTTCAATAAGAACTATGCCATGACTCCTCACGCCTATTTAATGCAATTACGGTTAAATTATGCCAAAATGATGTTGAAAAAGGGAAAAGATATTGCTTATGTAGCTCATGAATCGGGGTTTTATGATCAAAGTCATTTTTCTAATTCCTTTAAACAATTTTGTGGTGTGACTCCTCTCTGGTATCAAAAGCTGATTTGA
- a CDS encoding DUF2000 domain-containing protein produces the protein MDSMKCVAVIDQELPVGLIANTAAILGCTLGKQINEIVGEDVVDQSNHLHLGIINIPLPILAASENKIKEIYKIVHEKYNETITLIGFSDLAQRCKSYDDYTIKMSGVLPDNLNYFGICLYGTKKEINHLTGNLPTLK, from the coding sequence ATGGATTCAATGAAATGTGTAGCAGTAATTGATCAAGAGTTACCCGTAGGACTTATCGCCAATACGGCTGCAATTCTTGGCTGTACACTGGGTAAGCAAATAAACGAAATTGTAGGGGAAGATGTAGTGGATCAAAGCAATCATTTACATCTTGGAATCATAAATATTCCCCTTCCTATCTTAGCTGCCTCAGAAAATAAAATTAAAGAAATTTACAAAATCGTTCATGAAAAATATAATGAAACGATTACATTAATAGGATTCAGTGATTTGGCACAGCGCTGTAAATCCTATGATGATTATACAATCAAGATGTCTGGAGTTTTGCCTGATAATCTTAATTATTTCGGGATTTGTCTTTATGGGACAAAAAAAGAAATTAACCATCTGACAGGCAATTTACCTACACTGAAATAA
- a CDS encoding DMT family transporter, with amino-acid sequence MTNKKTAYLYLFITFFIWGSLYVVSKFVLGKIPVLTVAFLRYVIAGIVLLLILKKKKLPNIERQDYKYIFFIGFIGYFVSMGAQLLGTKLSNASMASLINSINPIAIMLFAVMILKEKLTIKKMFCIILSIVGVYIIVGDNSGIGQVWGILISIFSVISWSLVSVIVRKVTQKYDAFQITTYGIIIGAICNLPCSIYELVMTPNVQFDWTAILSLLYMGLVCTAFAHVYWNKSLAMLEAGTCSLFYPLQPMSAVLLGWLFLGESININFIFGAILIISGVIFSIMGDVLPRKCYTNRY; translated from the coding sequence ATGACAAATAAGAAAACGGCCTATTTATATCTATTCATAACTTTTTTTATCTGGGGAAGTTTATACGTTGTAAGTAAATTTGTATTGGGGAAAATTCCTGTACTTACAGTTGCATTCCTGCGGTATGTTATTGCAGGAATTGTCTTACTTCTAATTCTCAAGAAAAAAAAGCTCCCGAACATCGAACGCCAAGATTACAAATATATATTTTTTATCGGTTTTATCGGCTATTTTGTATCCATGGGAGCCCAATTATTAGGAACAAAGTTATCGAATGCATCCATGGCTTCGTTGATCAATTCTATCAATCCCATTGCGATTATGTTATTTGCTGTTATGATTTTAAAAGAAAAACTAACAATAAAAAAAATGTTCTGTATTATTTTATCGATTGTTGGAGTTTATATTATTGTCGGTGACAACAGTGGCATCGGACAAGTATGGGGAATCTTAATCTCCATATTCTCGGTAATTTCCTGGTCCCTTGTATCCGTTATCGTGAGAAAAGTCACTCAAAAATATGATGCTTTTCAAATTACTACCTATGGAATTATTATTGGGGCTATCTGCAATTTACCCTGTTCAATTTATGAACTAGTAATGACTCCAAATGTTCAATTTGACTGGACCGCCATTCTTTCATTACTTTATATGGGACTTGTTTGTACAGCTTTTGCTCATGTATATTGGAATAAAAGTTTAGCCATGCTGGAAGCGGGCACTTGCTCCTTGTTTTATCCGCTCCAACCTATGTCAGCAGTTTTGCTTGGTTGGCTATTCTTAGGAGAAAGTATTAATATAAACTTTATTTTTGGTGCAATTTTGATTATTAGCGGCGTAATATTTAGTATTATGGGCGATGTACTCCCACGAAAATGCTACACAAACAGATACTGA
- a CDS encoding L,D-transpeptidase — MAYAITINLSSRQLILYRNGALAKSYSVGIGKMLTPTPTGTYRIVSKAPNPGGPFGAMWMGLSRPSYGIHGTNNPASIGHVVSHGCIRMYNRDVLELAHLVPIGTSVTIINN, encoded by the coding sequence ATGGCGTATGCGATTACGATTAATCTTTCTTCCAGGCAGTTAATTTTATATCGCAATGGTGCTTTAGCAAAATCTTATTCGGTTGGCATCGGCAAAATGCTTACTCCTACACCAACAGGAACCTATCGAATAGTCAGTAAGGCACCTAATCCGGGAGGGCCATTTGGTGCGATGTGGATGGGGTTAAGTAGACCAAGTTATGGTATTCATGGAACGAATAATCCGGCATCTATCGGACACGTTGTTTCTCATGGCTGTATTCGTATGTATAATCGTGATGTATTAGAACTTGCTCATCTAGTACCTATTGGTACATCTGTGACGATCATAAATAATTAA
- the queF gene encoding preQ(1) synthase → MREETKDELQGITLLGNHNTSYQFDYDPAVLEVFHNQHIENDYWVKFNCPEFTSLCPKTGQPDFATLYISYIPEINMVESKSLKLYLFSFRNHGAFHEDVVNIIMKDLVKLLQPRYIEVWGKFLPRGGISIDPYCNYGKPGTKYEKLAWVRIEQHDLYNMDKVDNR, encoded by the coding sequence ATGAGAGAAGAAACAAAAGACGAATTACAGGGAATTACCCTTCTTGGTAATCACAATACTTCTTATCAATTTGACTATGATCCAGCTGTTTTGGAAGTTTTTCATAATCAGCATATTGAAAATGATTATTGGGTTAAATTTAACTGTCCGGAGTTTACCAGTTTGTGTCCTAAGACGGGGCAGCCGGACTTTGCAACGCTTTATATTAGTTATATACCGGAAATCAATATGGTAGAAAGTAAGTCACTGAAACTGTATTTATTCAGTTTTAGAAATCACGGTGCTTTTCATGAAGATGTTGTGAATATTATCATGAAAGATCTTGTAAAACTTTTACAACCACGTTATATAGAAGTGTGGGGAAAATTTCTGCCACGGGGTGGTATTTCGATTGATCCCTATTGTAATTATGGAAAACCGGGCACAAAATATGAAAAATTGGCTTGGGTTAGAATTGAACAACATGATTTATATAACATGGATAAGGTGGACAATCGATAA
- a CDS encoding TolC family protein, which produces MGLVSRNIPKRMSGVLGFCLFVQTTLGFAMPLSVDQAVKMALDNHLDIKVAENSEEQAKYALKSTEGSRGISVDVSNTFYLRQIHYSATTNTTSLALSLPLYSGGKNEGNIEMAKTDVKIAELTLLKEKQDIKLKTISAYYDVLEDQKVQAVDQETVDNYILHLNNVKAQYSVGNIAKLDVLKSEVELVDAQQTLLKAKNSYAVAVNDLKNLIRWKSIEPLEFIDDFQHVPVNQTMDQCVTFAKEHRPDVKKYRLSIGESEKNVEVVRADQKPSVSLMAATGWGSSILPKEDNRDMYVGITTSWNLFDGQITKSKIKKAQSAVAAAHLELESQEDSVEVSVKEYYLGLKEAEKRMETTQVAVHEAEEAYFIAEAKYQAGEGVILDVIDAQLALTTAKNNYIAARYDYATYKAKLENAMGLD; this is translated from the coding sequence ATGGGGTTGGTAAGTCGTAATATACCGAAGAGAATGAGTGGCGTTTTGGGTTTTTGTCTTTTTGTGCAAACAACCCTGGGGTTTGCTATGCCTCTGTCCGTAGATCAAGCGGTTAAGATGGCGCTGGACAATCACTTGGATATCAAGGTTGCCGAAAATAGCGAAGAACAGGCAAAATATGCGCTCAAAAGTACAGAAGGAAGTCGGGGTATTTCTGTTGATGTTTCGAATACCTTTTATTTAAGACAGATCCATTATTCAGCTACGACAAATACGACGTCTCTTGCACTTTCTTTACCACTTTATAGTGGTGGAAAAAATGAGGGGAATATTGAAATGGCTAAGACCGATGTGAAGATTGCGGAGCTTACTTTGCTAAAAGAAAAACAAGATATTAAATTAAAAACAATTTCTGCTTATTACGACGTATTAGAGGATCAAAAAGTTCAGGCTGTCGATCAGGAAACGGTTGATAATTACATATTGCATTTGAATAATGTAAAAGCCCAATATAGCGTCGGCAATATTGCAAAGTTAGATGTATTAAAGTCAGAAGTCGAACTGGTAGATGCGCAGCAGACTTTGTTGAAAGCTAAGAATTCATATGCTGTAGCAGTTAATGACTTGAAAAATCTAATTCGTTGGAAAAGTATCGAACCCCTAGAGTTTATTGACGATTTTCAGCATGTACCTGTTAATCAGACTATGGATCAATGCGTGACATTTGCGAAGGAACATCGTCCTGATGTCAAAAAATATCGACTCAGTATTGGAGAATCGGAAAAGAACGTGGAAGTTGTTAGGGCCGATCAAAAACCGTCTGTATCACTTATGGCGGCAACTGGCTGGGGTAGCAGCATTTTGCCTAAGGAAGACAATCGAGATATGTACGTAGGAATTACCACTTCATGGAATTTATTTGACGGGCAAATAACCAAGTCAAAAATAAAGAAAGCGCAGAGTGCCGTAGCTGCGGCTCATTTAGAGCTGGAATCACAGGAAGATTCTGTAGAGGTATCCGTGAAAGAGTATTATTTAGGATTAAAAGAAGCAGAGAAGCGGATGGAAACGACACAGGTTGCAGTCCATGAGGCTGAAGAAGCTTATTTTATTGCCGAGGCAAAATATCAAGCCGGCGAAGGAGTTATTTTGGATGTGATCGACGCACAGCTTGCTTTAACTACAGCAAAGAACAATTATATTGCAGCCCGGTATGATTATGCAACTTATAAGGCGAAATTGGAAAATGCCATGGGTTTGGATTAG